A single Uloborus diversus isolate 005 chromosome 7, Udiv.v.3.1, whole genome shotgun sequence DNA region contains:
- the LOC129225929 gene encoding uncharacterized protein LOC129225929 translates to MILNTYILKKNYIFPLPFILTICFIVYSCDKMINGNLRSFSKKLEKSIISYKAVIPSIVVFRGKSEKVVENCSQIHISSNISLLYLNGWQKLDSNFHVFAYSAYADKRIEDNAFIRILAVCKETPEVFCRIWQNDTESYVIKAEVKEMWINSWDFARKGRYYQPILVSCPLSSSSLPIAVSLVSKPCTEPRNIFKIHLDDIDKKQNFAICLKPLYFNEDVYHRLLEWLELQFILGADVVNIYAYKLHPKIWNAINSYSESGKVIVKNFSLPVDTYEMLLRQDKTMERLWQKRRYEMIVYNDCFYKHIHSHKYVINLDLDEAIVPKFHNSWVHLLENASLENPNLKRSASISVANVYFFDSFGSVTDNAIPVYMHMLRHIYRSANFTPPGFAQKSFFSTDYSSIVSNHYTIRTIRTGIRMISTIDKKLAQLHHYRVSCPPLMEEDCKKNYMKYKRKDPTLWKFKDILIKNVKKKIRDLNSIEDS, encoded by the coding sequence atgattttaaacacttacattttaaaaaagaactacatATTTCCCTTACCATTCATTTTAACAATATGTTTCATCGTATATAGCTGTGATAAAATGATAAATGGCAATCTACGCTCATTTTCTAAAAagcttgaaaaatcaataatatcGTATAAAGCAGTCATTCCAAGCATTGTTGTTTTTCGTGGAAAATCTGAAAAAGTAGTTGAAAATTGCTCTCAAATACATatttccagtaacatatctttatTATATTTGAATGGATGGCAAAAACTTGATTcgaattttcatgtttttgcatATTCTGCTTATGCAGACAAAAGGATAGAAGATAATGCCTTTATTCGAATTTTAGCTGTGTGTAAGGAAACGCCAGAGGTTTTTTGCAGAATTTGGCAGAATGACACTGAATCTTATGTAATTAAAGCGGAGGTGAAAGAAATGTGGATTAACTCTTGGGATTTTGCAAGAAAAGGTCGGTATTACCAGCCGATATTGGTATCTTGTCCACTGTCGTCAAGTTCATTACCCATTGCAGTATCTTTAGTTTCTAAACCTTGCACGGAGcctcgaaatattttcaaaattcactTAGATGACATTGATAAAAAACAGAATTTCGCCATCTGTTTGAAGCCACTGTATTTCAACGAAGACGTATACCACCGCCTTTTAGAGTGGCTAGAATTACAATTCATTCTTGGGGCTGATGTTGTTAATATTTATGCATACAAATTGCACCCAAAAATATGGAATGCAATAAACAGCTATTCAGAAAGCGGGAAAGTAATAGTAAAAAATTTCTCTCTGCCAGTTGACACTTATGAAATGCTATTGAGACAAGATAAAACAATGGAAAGACTATGGCAAAAACGCAGATATGAAATGATAGTTTACAATGATTGTTTCTACAAGCATATTCATTCGCATAAGTATGTCATAAATTTAGATTTGGATGAGGCAATAGTTCCTAAGTTTCATAATTCATGGGTACATCTGCTGGAAAATGCAAGTCTTGAAAATCCAAATCTTAAAAGGTCTGCTTCCATTTCTGTAGCGAATGTTTATTTTTTCGATTCTTTCGGCTCTGTTACGGACAATGCTATTCCAGTCTATATGCACATGCTACGACATATATACAGATCAGCTAATTTTACACCCCCTGGATTTGCTCAAAAAAGTTTCTTCTCAACCGATTATTCGTCAATAGTGTCAAATCACTACACCATACGGACAATACGTACCGGAATTCGTATGATTTCGACCATTGACAAAAAGCTTGCACAACTGCATCATTATCGTGTTTCATGCCCCCCTCTAATGGAAGAAGACTGCaagaaaaattacatgaaatacaagagaaaaGATCCCACACTGTGGAAATTTAAAGACATACTAataaaaaacgtgaaaaaaaagaTAAGAGATCTGAACTCCATAGAAgatagttga